The Sinomicrobium kalidii region AAACACATCTGTCATTACACAGGATTATCTGGCAGATAAATTTCCTCTGGTAAGTGCAGGCGAGAATATCCTTATTGATGCATCTTATATACCTGATCCGGGGTTGGCGGAACAGGTCGAACAATTGAAACCCGGAGAAGCGATATATCACGAAGACAACATCATTGCATTTAACAGTACGGAAGCCAGGGCCGATGCAGACCTTTCAACTTTCAGGAAAAAAAATATAAGCGGCGAACCGTTCCGTGTGGAAAATACCTGGGACATATTCTCAAAGAATAAAGAAGCCCTGCAATCGGATTTCGAGTTGCTTACCAAAGACAGGGAAAGCATGCCCATACCGGATGGTGTACAGGTGATTGCCCCGGAAAACGTATTTATTGAAGAAGGTGCTGAACTTTTCTTTACCACGCTCAATGCTTCGAACGGACCCATTTATATAGGTAAGAACACCCTGATCATGGAAGGTTGCCATATTCGCGGAGGTTTTGCCCTGTGTGAGGGGAGTATCGTAAAAATGGGCGCTAAAATATACGGTGCCACAACTGTCGGCCCCTACTGTAAGGTAGGAGGGGAGATAAACAATTCCGTTTTGTTTTCCTATTCCAATAAGGGGCACGAAGGATTTCTGGGGAATGCCGTATTGGGGGAATGGTGTAATATAGGTGCGGATACCAATAACTCCAATATGAAAAACAACTATGATGAGGTGAGGTTGTGGAGTTATGAAGAAGAGCGTTTCAGGAAAACGGGACTGCAGTTTTGCGGCTTGATGATGGGCGATCACAGTAAATGCGGTATCAATACCATGTTCAATACGGGAACGGTGATAGGAGTGAACACCAACATCTACGGTAGTGGCCTTCCCCGCAATTTTGTCCCGGACTTTTCCTGGGGAGGCGCAAGCGGTTTTACGGTCTATGCATTGCCAAAAGCCATCGAATCGGCTAAAAG contains the following coding sequences:
- a CDS encoding GlmU family protein gives rise to the protein MNYILFDGPVRNALLPFTFTRPVADIRIGILTIREKWEKLLKTNTSVITQDYLADKFPLVSAGENILIDASYIPDPGLAEQVEQLKPGEAIYHEDNIIAFNSTEARADADLSTFRKKNISGEPFRVENTWDIFSKNKEALQSDFELLTKDRESMPIPDGVQVIAPENVFIEEGAELFFTTLNASNGPIYIGKNTLIMEGCHIRGGFALCEGSIVKMGAKIYGATTVGPYCKVGGEINNSVLFSYSNKGHEGFLGNAVLGEWCNIGADTNNSNMKNNYDEVRLWSYEEERFRKTGLQFCGLMMGDHSKCGINTMFNTGTVIGVNTNIYGSGLPRNFVPDFSWGGASGFTVYALPKAIESAKRASARRNVEFTDTDARILKHVFEATKKWRKG